In a genomic window of Flammeovirga agarivorans:
- a CDS encoding GDSL-type esterase/lipase family protein, which translates to MRILNFIILFCFSAVGFGQSVIQPNDHAIQYRGRVEFSDPLVPRFSMPSSSIKVKFYGTTLKGTFSAKNFDGNGLSYLYVILDGKASPFERNVLEIKTSKQEYTILEGLENKEHTVELVKLNEYWGMIEFHGFATDGSGALALPNRKSRMIEFYGDSNPSGWSAWNDKDQGGDGEAGGYFTYPGFTSRALEAEFTNFSAGGFGITPKMGDRNLTDYFEKIHIKTDNAVTNLWNPEENYLNTTPDVVVVNLGANDYWSGATKQMQKNGWKNFVEDQLRKVYPKAHIVLANSEGWAVGEPTDYIDEMVDQFHESGDKNISYVKFPWLWGQDHAVVGEHAGFAQVLVEHISKEMNWNILDDADYKLYNAFPMSNELLGNRSFERSILTRPDGWRAGSLQSTAKTIVESSNAKDGEAVVECYGNGGVHYAVKSQNGMQYSISVWVKGSGSSKLRYAFRSQGQAVITEETKSFEVGTDWQNISITTQKAPLDTWQIDVQLDAEDGIVQFDLIEMEEENVTSNSNIPKKKMGFQVYPNPVQNTLYIENIDSNNEYVIFNEMGQLKHQGKESFLDVSLWSSGMYFLKNPLKSETYKIIKN; encoded by the coding sequence ATGAGGATACTAAATTTTATCATACTGTTTTGTTTCTCAGCTGTAGGTTTTGGTCAATCTGTAATTCAACCCAATGATCATGCAATTCAGTATCGAGGGAGAGTAGAATTTTCGGATCCTTTAGTTCCTCGTTTTAGTATGCCTTCGAGTAGTATTAAAGTAAAGTTTTATGGGACAACATTAAAAGGGACTTTTTCTGCTAAGAATTTTGATGGGAACGGTTTAAGTTACCTTTATGTGATACTTGATGGTAAAGCGAGCCCCTTTGAACGAAATGTTCTTGAAATCAAGACATCAAAACAAGAGTATACTATTCTTGAAGGACTAGAAAATAAGGAACATACCGTAGAACTTGTCAAGTTAAATGAATATTGGGGAATGATTGAGTTTCATGGCTTTGCTACTGACGGTAGTGGTGCATTAGCATTACCCAATAGAAAGTCTAGAATGATAGAGTTTTATGGAGATTCTAATCCATCGGGTTGGTCAGCTTGGAATGATAAAGATCAGGGAGGAGATGGTGAAGCAGGAGGGTATTTTACCTACCCTGGTTTTACAAGTAGAGCACTAGAGGCAGAGTTTACTAATTTTTCAGCGGGTGGTTTTGGAATTACACCCAAGATGGGAGATCGAAACCTTACGGATTACTTTGAAAAGATTCATATCAAAACAGATAATGCAGTCACCAACCTATGGAATCCAGAAGAAAACTATCTAAATACTACTCCTGATGTGGTTGTAGTAAACCTTGGAGCTAATGATTATTGGTCAGGAGCTACAAAACAAATGCAGAAAAATGGATGGAAGAACTTTGTAGAAGATCAACTGAGAAAAGTATATCCAAAAGCACACATTGTTTTGGCCAATTCTGAAGGTTGGGCAGTAGGAGAGCCTACAGATTACATTGATGAAATGGTTGATCAGTTTCATGAATCAGGGGATAAAAATATATCTTATGTCAAATTCCCTTGGTTGTGGGGACAAGACCATGCGGTTGTAGGGGAACATGCAGGATTTGCACAAGTCTTAGTAGAACATATTTCTAAAGAGATGAATTGGAATATCTTAGATGACGCTGACTATAAACTGTACAACGCGTTTCCAATGAGCAATGAACTTTTAGGAAACAGATCCTTTGAAAGAAGTATTCTTACCCGTCCTGATGGTTGGAGAGCAGGGTCATTACAAAGTACTGCAAAAACCATTGTTGAAAGTAGTAACGCAAAAGATGGAGAGGCGGTAGTAGAATGCTATGGAAATGGAGGTGTACACTATGCAGTAAAATCTCAAAATGGTATGCAATACAGTATATCAGTATGGGTAAAAGGTTCGGGAAGTTCAAAACTTAGATATGCATTTAGGTCTCAAGGGCAGGCTGTGATTACTGAGGAAACAAAAAGTTTTGAAGTAGGAACGGATTGGCAGAACATTTCAATTACCACTCAAAAGGCGCCACTAGACACTTGGCAAATTGATGTTCAATTAGATGCTGAAGATGGTATTGTTCAATTTGATCTTATTGAAATGGAAGAAGAGAATGTGACATCCAACAGTAATATTCCAAAGAAGAAAATGGGTTTTCAAGTGTACCCTAACCCAGTACAAAATACATTGTATATAGAAAATATTGATTCCAATAATGAATATGTGATATTTAATGAAATGGGACAGCTGAAGCATCAAGGAAAAGAGTCATTTTTAGATGTATCGTTGTGGAGTTCGGGAATGTATTTTCTGAAAAACCCTTTAAAATCTGAGACTTATAAAATCATCAAAAACTAG
- a CDS encoding glycoside hydrolase — protein sequence MNHFYISYMKWTTIILSICLGLTSCSEETTGNEDKTLEDTVLSIDLTQTYQQMEGFGASDAWSAQYVGNWPDATKSAIADLLFSTAVDDEGNPEGIGLNIWRFNIGAGSKAQGAGSDINDLWRRTEGFLQEDGTYDWTQQSGQRWFLQAAKQRGVQKFIGFSNSAPVQMTKNGKANTSAAQQSNLDPSEFENFVEFLTDVTVQLQTEGITLDELSPVNETQWDWDKSSGQEGCPFTNEEVANLVRKLDSKLTEKGLSTKIEITEAGQIDYLYQSGTNRPDKDNQIAEFFGSGSNYVADLSHMSDFVAGHSYWTTEQSNLAPMRKELWSKIKEVNPNLKYNMSEYCIMGDSEEGIDGNGKDLSIDMGLYLARVLHYDLTEANASAWQWWIAMSPYDYKDGLVYIDKSEVNGGYQTSKMLYTLGNYSRFVKNGMQRVHTNQLFGKTNDDPFTQKRIMASAYMNNDEVVVVLVNYNNYEYTIQFDFDGQLANNEMKMYRTSRSEDLSFIGTQEVSQDIVVAPQSVTTYVIKK from the coding sequence ATGAATCACTTTTACATCAGTTATATGAAATGGACGACAATAATTCTTTCCATTTGTTTAGGACTTACTTCTTGTTCTGAAGAAACAACTGGAAATGAAGATAAGACCTTGGAAGATACAGTATTGAGTATAGATTTAACACAAACGTATCAACAAATGGAAGGTTTTGGAGCTTCCGATGCATGGTCGGCACAATATGTTGGTAATTGGCCGGATGCGACAAAAAGTGCAATTGCTGACTTACTTTTTTCAACAGCCGTAGATGATGAAGGCAACCCTGAAGGTATTGGTCTTAATATATGGAGGTTTAATATCGGAGCAGGTTCAAAAGCACAAGGAGCAGGAAGTGATATTAATGACCTTTGGAGAAGAACGGAAGGTTTTTTACAAGAAGATGGTACGTATGATTGGACACAACAATCAGGTCAGCGATGGTTTCTTCAAGCAGCAAAACAAAGAGGAGTACAAAAGTTTATAGGCTTCTCTAATAGTGCTCCAGTACAAATGACAAAAAATGGTAAAGCCAATACTTCTGCAGCTCAACAGTCCAATTTAGATCCAAGCGAGTTTGAAAATTTTGTAGAGTTTTTAACTGATGTAACAGTACAATTACAAACAGAAGGAATTACTTTGGATGAGTTAAGCCCTGTCAATGAAACACAATGGGATTGGGATAAAAGCTCCGGACAAGAAGGGTGCCCTTTTACTAACGAAGAGGTAGCCAACTTAGTAAGAAAATTAGATAGCAAACTAACTGAAAAAGGGCTGTCGACAAAAATTGAAATTACTGAGGCAGGGCAGATAGATTACCTCTACCAAAGTGGAACAAACCGCCCTGATAAAGACAATCAAATTGCTGAATTTTTTGGTAGTGGTTCCAATTATGTAGCTGATTTATCACATATGTCAGATTTTGTTGCAGGGCATAGCTACTGGACTACAGAGCAATCTAATTTGGCTCCAATGAGAAAAGAATTATGGAGTAAGATTAAAGAGGTGAACCCTAACCTTAAATACAATATGTCTGAGTATTGTATAATGGGAGATAGTGAAGAGGGCATTGATGGTAATGGAAAAGACTTAAGTATTGACATGGGATTGTACCTGGCTAGAGTGTTACATTATGACCTTACTGAAGCCAATGCATCTGCTTGGCAATGGTGGATTGCAATGAGTCCTTATGACTATAAAGATGGTTTGGTATACATTGATAAATCAGAGGTCAATGGTGGTTATCAAACATCTAAAATGCTGTATACTTTAGGAAACTACAGCCGATTTGTAAAAAATGGTATGCAGAGAGTTCATACTAATCAATTGTTCGGAAAAACGAATGATGATCCTTTTACTCAAAAAAGAATTATGGCCTCTGCTTATATGAATAATGATGAAGTGGTGGTGGTATTGGTGAATTACAATAACTATGAATATACAATTCAGTTTGATTTTGATGGGCAGTTAGCTAATAATGAAATGAAAATGTACCGCACATCTAGAAGCGAAGATTTATCATTTATAGGTACTCAGGAAGTAAGTCAAGACATTGTTGTGGCTCCACAATCGGTAACAACTTATGTGATAAAGAAATAA
- a CDS encoding acetylxylan esterase, which translates to MKRYFCTLFFVAFCLGLTAQNKESLQVSLVPSNDGFFPNRVLQLHAEVLNKNSVDQEFTINWQITNDEGVVLREKEFPYKVKGDSEVWAYCPIYRFQSDGFFEVRATVQTAETSQKIKTVVTVNPEKITSPLRKTDDFDAFWSNAKEELSQVNPEYKVKKIKREKSAKTHLYEVEMKSIGGLTVRGWLEVPKKKGVYPTLLQVPGYTVNLEPVDKYDDMVIFSFNVRDHGNSDNTGERNYKMWARGLDNPKAFYYYGIYLDCLRAMDFLMTREEVDQSKIAVWGASQGGGLAWVTASLDQRVSLCIADIPFLTDWERYFSISNWEEIDEWMAHHPNVSWDEILTTLSYFDTKNMVDKIQCPVYMGIGMQDEVCPPATSFAAYNRITTPKKYFIDQDQGHWVSDERWEEHYQEVRSFFKMDKENK; encoded by the coding sequence ATGAAAAGGTATTTTTGTACATTATTTTTCGTAGCGTTTTGTTTGGGTCTGACTGCCCAAAATAAAGAATCTCTACAGGTGAGTTTAGTACCTTCAAATGATGGTTTTTTTCCAAATAGGGTATTGCAACTCCATGCTGAGGTACTCAATAAAAATAGCGTAGATCAGGAGTTTACTATTAATTGGCAAATTACCAATGATGAAGGGGTGGTTCTGAGAGAAAAAGAGTTTCCTTATAAAGTAAAAGGCGATTCGGAAGTATGGGCTTATTGTCCAATTTATCGTTTTCAATCGGATGGATTTTTTGAAGTTAGGGCTACAGTACAAACAGCAGAAACATCACAAAAAATTAAAACAGTAGTTACTGTTAACCCCGAAAAGATTACTTCTCCTTTAAGGAAAACAGACGATTTTGATGCCTTTTGGAGCAATGCAAAAGAAGAGTTATCTCAAGTCAATCCTGAATATAAAGTCAAAAAGATCAAAAGAGAAAAATCTGCCAAAACACATTTGTATGAGGTAGAAATGAAAAGCATTGGTGGATTAACAGTAAGAGGTTGGTTAGAAGTGCCTAAAAAGAAAGGAGTATACCCAACATTACTGCAAGTGCCTGGCTATACTGTAAACCTTGAACCTGTGGATAAATATGATGATATGGTGATTTTCTCTTTCAATGTTAGAGATCATGGTAATAGCGACAATACAGGTGAGAGAAACTACAAGATGTGGGCAAGAGGGCTCGACAATCCAAAAGCATTTTACTACTATGGCATCTATTTGGACTGTCTAAGAGCGATGGATTTCTTAATGACAAGAGAAGAAGTGGATCAATCGAAGATTGCCGTATGGGGAGCCTCACAAGGGGGAGGCTTAGCATGGGTGACTGCTTCTCTAGATCAAAGAGTAAGTTTATGTATTGCTGATATACCATTTTTAACGGATTGGGAAAGGTATTTTAGTATTTCAAATTGGGAAGAAATTGATGAATGGATGGCTCATCATCCCAATGTTTCATGGGATGAAATATTAACGACATTAAGTTATTTTGATACAAAAAATATGGTCGATAAAATTCAGTGTCCAGTGTATATGGGAATTGGTATGCAAGATGAAGTATGTCCCCCCGCAACCAGCTTTGCAGCCTATAATCGAATTACCACTCCTAAAAAATATTTTATTGATCAGGATCAGGGACATTGGGTAAGTGATGAACGCTGGGAGGAACACTACCAAGAAGTGAGATCTTTTTTTAAAATGGATAAAGAGAACAAATAA